Below is a window of Bacteroidales bacterium DNA.
CCCGGAAGATTTCGATGGTCTCAAACTGGTTCACATATCCGATCTGCATATAGGCAGTTGGGTGGGGCATAAAAATAAACTGAAAAAAGCAGTAAAGCTGATCAACAAAGAAGATCCCGATCTGATATTATTTACCGGCGATCTATTCAACAATATCTATCAGGAAATTGAAGGCTTTGAAAACATTTTGAAGAAACTTCAGGCCAGGGAAGGCAAACTGGCCATTCTCGGAAATCATGATTATGGTGATTATTTTCACGGGAACAACGGATCGGAAAAAGAGATGAATTTCAAGAAAATCAAGAAAAGCTACCGGAAGGTAGGCTTCCGGTTGTTGTGTAATGATGCTGTGACCTTTACCAGAGACCATAGCCGGATGGCTTTTGTGGGTGTGGAAAACTGGGGCTTACCTCCGTTTCATCAGTACGGAGATCTTAACCTGGCGATGTCTAGTTTAAACGGAAGCAATTTCAACATTTTGCTTTCCCATGATCCAAGCCACTGGAAAGAACAGGTTTTGGGAAGGGATGATATACAACTCACCCTTTCAGGGCATACGCATGGTATGCAATTCGGTATATATACCAGAAAATTCAGGTGGAGTCCTTCAAAGTGGAAATATAGGGAGTGGGGTGGTTTATACCGGCTAAATGACCACTTTCTTTATGTAAACAAGGGATTGGGTTATCTTGGATTTCCGGGAAGGATCGGCATAAGACCGGAAATTACCGTGCTTACCCTCAAACATAAAAAAGGGCCCGAATAGGCCCTTTTTTACTTAACGATAACGTTGCAACAATCCGATGTTATACTTCCGGTTCCTCTAAATTGTACTTTGCCATCACACTTTTGATATACTCAATAACCTTCTGGAAATAGTCTTTGGCAGGTTCTGTGGAATCGTCTTTGAAAACCAGAACCACCTCTACAAGCTGTTCTTTGTCCGTATCATTTTTGATTATCTTCAGATCCGCAATCTTATTACCGTTAATGTGATAAAGGGAAATATCGATCTGTTCATTCACGTATTCAATTACATCATCAATAGATTCCCATCCTTGATCTGCCCAGGTATCTTGATCCTCAACTTTTTCAATTTTAGAGGGTTTAATCCATCCCTGTAAATTCAGTTTGTGCAGTTGAACATGGCCATCCAGTTTTTCCACATCTTCCATATT
It encodes the following:
- a CDS encoding metallophosphoesterase gives rise to the protein MAKKISLVSYIAAAFILLLDTYIYLDLTNNFNLSSINFGVAFWSVPAVLLFYLFLLNKTQPFSRKDPKVHKRYFNFFGLFILFYIPKLIFIVFSLSEQVITFIAGLFYTQTLSMRVISGVGIGISVILFVLILYGILMGRFHYKVERITFPHKDLPEDFDGLKLVHISDLHIGSWVGHKNKLKKAVKLINKEDPDLILFTGDLFNNIYQEIEGFENILKKLQAREGKLAILGNHDYGDYFHGNNGSEKEMNFKKIKKSYRKVGFRLLCNDAVTFTRDHSRMAFVGVENWGLPPFHQYGDLNLAMSSLNGSNFNILLSHDPSHWKEQVLGRDDIQLTLSGHTHGMQFGIYTRKFRWSPSKWKYREWGGLYRLNDHFLYVNKGLGYLGFPGRIGIRPEITVLTLKHKKGPE